One window of the Marinilactibacillus sp. Marseille-P9653 genome contains the following:
- the dnaK gene encoding molecular chaperone DnaK, whose translation MGKIIGIDLGTTNSAVAVLEGGESKIIPNKEGNRTTPSVVSFKDGEIQVGEVAKRQAITNPNTVISIKRHMGENFKVEAEGKEYSPQQVSAFILQHLKAYAEDYLGEEVTNAVITVPAYFNDSQRQATKDAGKIAGLEVDRIVNEPTAASLAYGLDKVDTDEKILVFDLGGGTFDVSILELGDGVFEVLSTSGDNLLGGDDFDEKIIDYLVAEFKKENGVDLAKDKMALQRLKDAAEKAKKDLSGVSSTQISLPFISAGDAGPLHLEITLTRAKFDEITDDLVERTKHPVRQALKDAGLSKSDIDQVILVGGSTRIPAVVDAVKKETDKEPNRSVNPDEVVAMGAAIQGGVISGDVKDIVLLDVTPLSLGIETMGGVFTKLIDRNTTIPTSKAQTFSTAADNQPAVDVHVLQGERPMAKDNKTLGRFQLTDIPAAPRGVPQIEVKFDIDKNGIVNVSAKDLGTGKEQNITIKSSSGLSDEEIERMVKEAEENAESDKQRKEEVEIRNEADQLVFQIDKTLKDLDGKVDEADVKKAEEARDELKTALENDDLEEIKVKRDTLNEIVQEMSVKLYEQAAAQQAEAEGQDAGAQAESSDDGVVDAEFEEVDDEE comes from the coding sequence ATGGGTAAAATTATTGGTATTGATTTAGGAACAACAAACTCTGCTGTAGCAGTTCTTGAAGGTGGAGAATCTAAGATCATTCCTAACAAAGAAGGAAACCGTACGACTCCTTCCGTTGTTTCTTTTAAAGATGGCGAAATTCAAGTAGGGGAAGTTGCTAAAAGACAAGCAATCACTAACCCGAATACTGTGATTTCAATTAAACGTCACATGGGTGAAAACTTTAAAGTTGAAGCTGAAGGAAAAGAATATTCTCCTCAACAAGTTTCTGCTTTTATTCTTCAACATTTAAAAGCTTATGCTGAAGATTATCTTGGCGAAGAAGTAACAAATGCAGTTATTACTGTACCAGCTTACTTCAATGACTCACAACGTCAAGCAACTAAAGATGCCGGTAAAATTGCTGGATTAGAAGTAGATCGTATCGTTAACGAGCCGACTGCTGCTTCACTAGCTTATGGTTTAGATAAAGTAGATACAGATGAAAAAATTCTTGTATTCGACTTAGGTGGCGGAACATTTGATGTTTCCATCCTTGAATTAGGAGACGGGGTCTTTGAAGTATTATCTACTTCTGGAGACAACTTGCTAGGTGGGGACGACTTCGACGAAAAAATCATCGATTACCTTGTTGCTGAATTCAAAAAAGAAAACGGCGTAGATTTGGCTAAAGATAAAATGGCCTTACAACGTTTGAAAGATGCGGCTGAGAAAGCTAAAAAAGACTTATCAGGCGTTTCTTCAACTCAAATCAGTTTACCTTTCATTAGTGCAGGAGATGCTGGTCCATTACATTTGGAAATCACATTAACGCGTGCTAAATTCGATGAAATTACTGATGACCTAGTTGAAAGAACAAAACACCCTGTTCGTCAAGCACTTAAAGATGCTGGACTTTCAAAATCAGATATCGATCAAGTCATCTTGGTTGGTGGATCAACTCGTATCCCAGCTGTTGTAGATGCAGTTAAAAAAGAAACAGATAAAGAACCTAACCGTTCTGTTAACCCTGATGAAGTTGTAGCAATGGGAGCAGCGATCCAAGGTGGGGTTATCTCTGGTGACGTTAAAGATATCGTCTTACTAGATGTTACACCACTATCTTTAGGTATTGAAACAATGGGTGGCGTATTTACTAAACTGATCGACCGCAACACAACGATCCCAACAAGTAAAGCTCAAACATTCTCAACAGCAGCGGATAACCAACCAGCAGTTGATGTTCACGTATTACAAGGTGAGCGCCCAATGGCTAAAGACAACAAAACTTTAGGTCGTTTCCAATTAACAGATATTCCTGCAGCACCACGTGGTGTACCTCAAATCGAAGTTAAATTCGATATTGATAAAAATGGTATTGTAAATGTATCTGCGAAAGACCTAGGTACTGGTAAAGAACAAAACATTACGATTAAATCTTCTTCAGGCCTTTCAGATGAAGAAATCGAACGTATGGTTAAAGAAGCTGAAGAAAATGCTGAATCAGATAAACAACGTAAAGAAGAAGTTGAAATCCGCAATGAAGCTGACCAACTTGTATTCCAAATCGACAAAACCCTTAAAGATCTAGACGGTAAAGTCGACGAAGCAGACGTTAAAAAAGCTGAAGAAGCTCGTGATGAATTGAAAACAGCTCTAGAAAACGATGATCTTGAAGAAATCAAAGTGAAGAGAGATACTTTAAACGAAATCGTTCAAGAAATGTCAGTAAAACTTTACGAACAAGCGGCTGCTCAACAAGCAGAAGCTGAAGGACAAGATGCTGGAGCTCAAGCAGAATCTTCTGATGATGGTGTTGTAGATGCTGAATTTGAGGAAGTCGACGACGAAGAATAA
- the grpE gene encoding nucleotide exchange factor GrpE, which yields MEDNNEEILDQEVEATEDETEQVELDPVQEELEKTKQELEEVQDRYIRLQAELANIQKRNQREREQATRYRSQDLAKQLLPALDNMERALTIEVEDEAGKNLKKGIEMVVESINHALKSEGIEVIEAEGQPFDPNFHEAYTQVPAQEGQDSNVVAQVFEKGYKLNDRVLRAAKVTVTL from the coding sequence ATGGAAGATAACAACGAAGAAATTTTAGATCAAGAAGTTGAAGCGACAGAAGATGAAACAGAACAAGTTGAACTTGATCCAGTACAAGAAGAACTTGAGAAAACAAAACAAGAACTAGAAGAAGTTCAAGACCGTTATATCCGACTTCAAGCAGAACTAGCAAACATTCAAAAGAGAAACCAGAGAGAAAGAGAACAAGCGACTCGCTACCGTTCTCAGGACCTGGCAAAGCAATTGTTACCAGCATTAGATAATATGGAACGTGCATTAACCATTGAAGTTGAAGATGAAGCTGGCAAAAACTTGAAAAAAGGGATTGAAATGGTTGTGGAAAGCATCAATCATGCGCTTAAGTCAGAAGGCATAGAAGTCATTGAAGCAGAAGGCCAGCCGTTTGATCCAAACTTCCACGAAGCATACACTCAAGTGCCTGCTCAAGAAGGTCAAGACAGCAATGTTGTTGCACAAGTATTTGAAAAAGGATATAAATTAAATGACCGTGTTTTACGTGCGGCGAAAGTAACCGTAACACTTTAA
- the hrcA gene encoding heat-inducible transcriptional repressor HrcA produces the protein MLTKRQLAILETIIRIYTTTSMPVGSKRLVDETNIDASSATIRNEMSYLEKMGFIEKTHSSSGRVPSLKGYRFYVDHLIRPKKVEQDQIVMINNTFDSHVRQMDDLFHQSAQLLSQLTSYTAFVLGPQGKTSKLTGFRLVLLNHQQVMAIIQTDTGAIENTVFQIPEHVNESDIEKVTNIFNQHLVGISLYEVYQKLQNDIPLLVNKYAATASDMLMTIQTVFGESQEERLHVSGKMNLLDFTENMDRKKLKSLYELLDNDLDLNTILSRVTEDFEVKIGSELNHELFDEFSLVTATYKVDGHGDGIIAVLGPTSMPYDQTFGVLEAFRKQLSANLLRFYLE, from the coding sequence ATGTTGACAAAGAGACAGTTGGCTATTTTGGAGACAATCATCAGGATATACACAACAACAAGTATGCCTGTTGGTTCAAAAAGATTAGTCGACGAAACAAATATCGATGCGAGTTCTGCAACGATTCGGAATGAAATGAGTTACCTTGAGAAAATGGGCTTTATCGAAAAGACGCATTCGTCTTCGGGTAGGGTACCTTCTTTGAAAGGTTATCGATTTTATGTCGATCATCTCATTCGTCCAAAAAAGGTCGAACAAGATCAGATTGTTATGATCAATAATACATTTGATAGTCATGTACGTCAGATGGATGATTTGTTTCATCAGTCCGCTCAATTATTGTCGCAGTTAACAAGTTACACAGCTTTCGTTCTTGGACCTCAAGGAAAGACGAGTAAATTGACTGGTTTCAGACTTGTATTACTGAACCATCAACAAGTTATGGCCATCATTCAAACGGATACGGGCGCAATAGAAAACACAGTTTTCCAGATTCCCGAACACGTCAATGAGTCAGATATCGAAAAAGTGACAAACATTTTTAACCAGCATTTAGTGGGAATATCGCTATATGAGGTTTATCAGAAACTTCAAAACGATATACCGCTGCTGGTCAACAAGTATGCTGCCACTGCTTCAGATATGTTGATGACCATTCAAACTGTCTTTGGTGAGTCACAAGAAGAACGGCTGCATGTTTCAGGGAAAATGAATCTACTTGATTTCACTGAAAACATGGATAGGAAAAAATTGAAGTCTTTGTATGAATTGCTGGATAACGATCTGGATCTGAACACGATTTTAAGTCGCGTAACAGAAGATTTTGAAGTCAAGATCGGTAGTGAACTCAATCACGAATTGTTTGATGAATTCAGCTTAGTTACGGCTACTTACAAAGTAGACGGTCATGGGGACGGAATCATAGCTGTTCTCGGGCCGACAAGTATGCCTTACGACCAGACTTTTGGTGTATTAGAAGCATTCAGAAAGCAATTATCAGCTAATTTACTCAGATTTTATTTAGAATAA
- the ribF gene encoding riboflavin biosynthesis protein RibF, translating to MKIIKIHHPYDPSAIFPDDIVLILGFFDGIHKGHKAVIETGVKLAKEKGLKAAMMTFNRHPAFVYRKFDPEYHYYLTPIKRKEELLEQTGIDILYEVDFTSSFGTLAPQEFVDQYIVGWNAKAVVAGFDYTYGKADIANMDNLSQFAKGRFEIHQVQKQLASEQKISSTRIRKCIVEGNMNEANDLLGYIYETSGFVIHGDARGRTIGYPTANVLSDPDVFMPRIGVYAVKMFVDDVWHDGMASIGYNPTFGYRKDISVEVNIFDYKKEIYGEDVRIKWVKYLRDEVKYESKEGLIDQLILDEKESRAILSKVKINQI from the coding sequence ATGAAAATTATTAAGATCCATCATCCTTATGATCCATCAGCGATTTTTCCAGACGATATTGTATTAATATTAGGATTTTTTGATGGTATTCATAAAGGACATAAAGCCGTTATTGAAACAGGCGTAAAATTAGCAAAAGAAAAAGGGTTAAAAGCAGCTATGATGACGTTTAACCGCCATCCGGCATTTGTATATAGAAAATTTGACCCGGAGTATCACTATTACCTCACACCCATCAAGAGAAAAGAAGAATTACTTGAACAGACAGGGATTGATATTTTATATGAAGTCGATTTTACTTCAAGCTTTGGTACTTTAGCGCCACAAGAATTTGTAGATCAGTATATCGTTGGGTGGAATGCTAAGGCAGTCGTAGCGGGCTTTGACTATACGTATGGTAAAGCAGACATCGCGAATATGGATAATCTAAGTCAGTTTGCTAAAGGTCGATTTGAAATTCATCAAGTGCAAAAACAACTAGCTTCTGAACAAAAAATTAGTTCTACTCGTATCAGAAAATGTATTGTAGAAGGCAACATGAACGAAGCAAATGATCTTTTAGGTTATATTTATGAAACTTCAGGCTTTGTCATCCATGGAGACGCTAGAGGGCGCACAATTGGCTATCCAACAGCAAATGTTTTATCAGATCCAGATGTCTTTATGCCGAGAATTGGTGTGTATGCTGTTAAGATGTTTGTGGATGACGTGTGGCATGATGGAATGGCTTCGATTGGTTACAACCCGACATTTGGTTATAGAAAAGATATTTCTGTTGAAGTAAACATTTTCGATTACAAAAAAGAAATCTATGGTGAAGATGTTCGAATCAAATGGGTTAAATACTTGAGAGATGAAGTGAAATATGAATCCAAAGAAGGATTGATTGATCAACTCATTCTTGATGAAAAAGAATCTAGAGCGATTTTATCAAAGGTCAAAATAAATCAAATTTAA
- the truB gene encoding tRNA pseudouridine(55) synthase TruB, which translates to MEGIIPLWKEKGMTSHDCVYKLRKILKTKKVGHSGTLDPDVEGVLPIAIGKATKVLEYMVNTGKTYEGEVTLGYSTTTEDRSGEIVDRQEVDLELSLEAIDKAITSLTGEITQTPPMYSAVKVNGKRLYEYARAGEVIERPSRQVTIHSYERTSDVVIDEEQKTLSFKFKVSCSKGTYIRTLAVDTGALLDYPAHMSDLRRTESGGYQSAQAVTLSQVQEAVDENKLSAILNPLESALTSFPSHHLSEEEWSRVKNGTVFMKSELPVFSEFPIIFYKDSKAVAIYSEHPTKLDRIKPIKVLRTEV; encoded by the coding sequence ATGGAGGGGATCATACCTTTATGGAAAGAAAAAGGCATGACAAGTCATGATTGTGTATATAAACTGAGAAAAATACTGAAGACTAAAAAGGTCGGCCATTCTGGCACACTGGATCCAGATGTAGAAGGTGTATTGCCTATTGCTATTGGTAAAGCGACAAAAGTACTAGAATATATGGTGAATACGGGTAAAACATATGAAGGTGAAGTAACATTAGGTTATTCTACGACTACTGAAGACCGTTCAGGAGAAATAGTTGATAGACAAGAGGTAGATCTTGAATTGTCACTGGAAGCGATCGATAAAGCTATTACATCTCTAACAGGAGAAATCACACAAACCCCACCAATGTATTCAGCAGTGAAAGTGAACGGAAAAAGGTTGTATGAATACGCTCGAGCTGGAGAAGTGATTGAGAGACCTTCGAGACAAGTGACCATTCATAGTTACGAAAGAACGTCAGATGTCGTTATAGATGAAGAGCAAAAGACCCTTTCGTTCAAATTTAAAGTTTCTTGTAGTAAAGGGACGTATATTCGTACGTTAGCCGTTGATACAGGTGCCTTGCTGGACTATCCAGCGCATATGTCTGATCTAAGGCGAACAGAGAGCGGAGGCTATCAGTCAGCTCAGGCGGTCACTTTAAGCCAAGTGCAAGAAGCAGTAGATGAAAATAAGCTTTCAGCTATATTGAATCCTCTAGAATCTGCATTAACATCTTTCCCTTCACACCACCTTTCTGAAGAGGAATGGAGCAGAGTGAAAAATGGGACAGTATTCATGAAATCAGAGTTGCCTGTTTTTTCAGAATTTCCAATTATTTTTTATAAAGACAGCAAAGCTGTTGCAATTTATTCAGAGCATCCAACAAAATTAGATAGGATCAAACCAATCAAAGTATTGAGAACAGAAGTGTAG
- the rbfA gene encoding 30S ribosome-binding factor RbfA — MPNYRVGRVSQEIQKEINDIMQKRVRDPRVQGITITDVEVTGDLQQAKVYYSTLKDDEKTVTDTQEGLEKAKGLIRKELGSRLSIHKTPELFFARDESVAYGSHIDELLNQLKKED; from the coding sequence ATGCCAAATTATCGAGTTGGGCGAGTCTCCCAAGAAATTCAAAAAGAAATCAACGATATTATGCAAAAGCGAGTAAGAGACCCTCGTGTTCAAGGAATCACGATAACAGATGTTGAAGTTACCGGAGACCTACAACAAGCTAAAGTATATTATAGTACGTTGAAAGATGATGAAAAGACAGTTACTGATACTCAAGAAGGCTTAGAAAAAGCTAAAGGTTTGATCAGAAAAGAACTTGGAAGTCGTCTGTCTATTCATAAAACACCAGAATTATTTTTTGCTCGTGATGAATCCGTAGCTTACGGTAGTCATATTGATGAATTATTGAATCAATTAAAAAAAGAAGATTGA
- the infB gene encoding translation initiation factor IF-2, which translates to MGKKRVYEFAKEKNIESKQIIEKAKELGIDYKSHMSSMDDGDVDKLSKAFTQTSQPSASSKPANNQANKVPKQTNRSNSNNTNNSVRKPAANQNGNQNGTDKSQNSKGQNKIQSQNRAPKKSNTDSKKSTTDNKKSAPQAKAAPAVQKRTTDEQQKQQFQQSNKRNSRQHRGINGGPAGGRRRKGKKNHQPSQVPATPRKNKELPKVLEYTDGNTVAEIAKKIHREPAEIVKKLFMMGVVATQNQSLDSETIELLASDYGIETEEKVQVDLTDFDTFFNKEVVEENLVTRPATVTIMGHVDHGKTTLLDTLRNTNVTGGEAGGITQHIGAYQVEEKGKLITFLDTPGHAAFTTMRARGADITDIAIIVVAADDGVMPQTVEAINHAKAAEVPIIVAVNKVDKPGANPDRVMQELTEYELVPEDWGGDTIFVQISALFNKNLDELLDMVLLVAEVEELKADPTRQSIGSVIEARLDKAKGPIATLLVQEGTLSQGDPIVVGNTFGRVRTMTNDKGRRVKSATPSTPVEITGLNATPQAGDRFVVFEDEKTARQVGESRAIVATEANRSKMNKVTLENLFESLEEGEIKEVNVIVKADVQGSVEALASSLKKIEVEGAKVNIIHTGVGAINESDVTLASASSAIVIGFNVRPTVQAKESASREEVDIRTHRVIYNAIDEIEAAMTGMLDPEFEEQVTGQATVRETYTVSKVGTIAGCFVSDGVIKRSSSVRLVRNGIVQFEGELSSLKRFKDDAKEVRTGFECGITIEGYNDIKVDDVVEAFEMVEIERKS; encoded by the coding sequence ATGGGCAAAAAACGCGTCTATGAATTCGCAAAAGAAAAGAATATCGAAAGTAAGCAGATTATCGAAAAAGCAAAAGAGCTTGGTATCGATTATAAAAGTCATATGTCTTCTATGGATGACGGAGATGTTGATAAATTGAGTAAGGCTTTCACTCAAACAAGTCAACCATCTGCTTCAAGCAAGCCAGCAAATAATCAAGCAAATAAAGTACCGAAACAAACAAACCGTTCTAATTCAAACAATACTAACAACTCTGTCAGAAAACCAGCTGCTAATCAGAACGGAAACCAGAATGGTACTGACAAATCTCAGAACAGTAAAGGACAAAACAAAATACAATCTCAAAATAGAGCACCAAAAAAATCGAATACTGATTCGAAGAAATCAACTACTGATAACAAAAAATCAGCACCACAAGCTAAGGCGGCTCCAGCAGTTCAAAAGAGAACAACTGATGAGCAACAAAAACAACAGTTCCAGCAATCTAATAAAAGAAACTCTCGTCAGCACCGCGGCATTAACGGTGGACCAGCAGGCGGAAGAAGACGTAAAGGCAAGAAAAATCATCAACCTTCACAAGTTCCAGCGACTCCACGTAAAAACAAAGAGTTGCCTAAAGTACTTGAGTATACAGATGGAAATACAGTAGCGGAAATTGCTAAAAAAATTCACCGTGAACCAGCTGAAATCGTGAAAAAACTGTTTATGATGGGTGTAGTCGCAACACAAAACCAATCACTTGATAGTGAAACGATTGAATTACTTGCTTCTGATTATGGAATTGAAACAGAAGAAAAAGTTCAGGTTGATTTAACAGATTTCGATACATTCTTCAACAAAGAAGTTGTAGAAGAAAATCTTGTTACTCGTCCAGCAACAGTAACCATCATGGGTCACGTTGACCACGGTAAAACGACTTTACTAGATACATTGCGTAATACAAATGTAACTGGTGGAGAAGCTGGGGGAATCACTCAGCATATCGGTGCTTATCAAGTGGAAGAAAAGGGCAAGTTGATCACTTTCTTGGATACTCCTGGACATGCTGCGTTTACAACAATGCGTGCTAGAGGGGCAGATATCACAGATATCGCAATAATCGTTGTTGCTGCAGATGATGGTGTTATGCCTCAGACGGTTGAAGCAATCAATCATGCTAAAGCTGCTGAAGTACCAATCATTGTTGCGGTAAATAAAGTCGACAAACCTGGAGCAAATCCAGATCGAGTTATGCAAGAATTAACTGAATACGAACTTGTTCCAGAAGACTGGGGCGGCGATACGATTTTCGTTCAAATCTCAGCTCTATTCAACAAAAACCTAGATGAATTATTAGATATGGTTTTACTTGTAGCAGAAGTTGAAGAATTGAAAGCAGATCCTACACGTCAATCAATCGGATCTGTTATCGAAGCAAGACTTGATAAAGCTAAAGGACCTATTGCTACATTACTTGTTCAAGAAGGTACACTTTCTCAAGGAGATCCAATCGTAGTTGGTAACACATTTGGTCGCGTGCGTACGATGACAAATGATAAGGGACGTAGAGTTAAATCTGCCACACCTTCAACGCCGGTTGAGATCACTGGTTTGAACGCTACACCACAAGCTGGAGATCGTTTTGTAGTCTTTGAAGACGAAAAAACAGCTAGACAGGTTGGAGAATCAAGAGCAATTGTTGCAACTGAAGCTAACCGTTCTAAAATGAATAAAGTCACCCTTGAAAACTTATTTGAAAGTCTTGAAGAAGGCGAAATCAAAGAAGTGAATGTTATCGTTAAAGCGGATGTACAAGGTTCAGTAGAAGCACTAGCTTCAAGTCTGAAGAAAATTGAAGTAGAAGGCGCGAAAGTGAACATTATTCACACTGGAGTTGGTGCAATCAACGAAAGTGATGTCACATTAGCATCTGCTAGTTCTGCGATCGTAATCGGATTTAACGTTCGTCCTACGGTTCAAGCAAAAGAAAGTGCTTCTCGTGAAGAAGTAGATATCAGAACACACCGTGTAATCTACAATGCTATCGATGAGATCGAAGCTGCGATGACAGGTATGCTAGATCCAGAATTTGAAGAACAAGTTACGGGTCAAGCAACAGTTCGTGAAACGTATACTGTTTCAAAAGTTGGAACGATTGCAGGATGTTTCGTCAGCGATGGCGTTATCAAACGTAGTAGTTCTGTACGTCTAGTTCGTAATGGAATCGTTCAGTTCGAAGGCGAACTGTCTAGTCTGAAACGCTTCAAAGACGACGCGAAAGAAGTTAGAACTGGTTTTGAATGTGGTATTACAATTGAAGGATACAACGATATTAAAGTAGACGATGTTGTTGAAGCATTCGAAATGGTTGAAATTGAAAGAAAATCCTAA
- a CDS encoding ribosomal L7Ae/L30e/S12e/Gadd45 family protein: protein MDNVQKSLNLLGLAQRSGNLISGEAIVLNAVRSRQAKIVILASDASENTKKQFLNKCEHYSIPVREDFDRNAISNAIGKIRTVAAITDGGFARSLQKLQ, encoded by the coding sequence ATGGATAATGTACAAAAAAGTCTAAACTTATTAGGCTTGGCACAGCGTTCGGGTAACCTGATTTCAGGGGAAGCGATCGTTCTCAATGCAGTTAGAAGTCGTCAAGCAAAGATTGTCATATTGGCATCTGACGCTAGTGAAAATACCAAAAAGCAATTTTTGAATAAATGTGAGCACTATAGTATCCCAGTACGAGAAGATTTCGATAGAAACGCGATATCAAACGCTATTGGGAAAATACGAACAGTCGCTGCCATTACAGACGGAGGATTTGCACGGTCCCTTCAAAAATTGCAATAA
- the rnpM gene encoding RNase P modulator RnpM yields the protein MRQRKVPMRKCVASNEMKPKKDMVRVVRDKEGTVSLDPTGKQNGRGAYISLDPELVKKAQSKQMLNQALNAKVEDTFYEELLEYVEYQKARMELKNG from the coding sequence ATGCGGCAACGTAAAGTACCAATGAGAAAATGTGTTGCATCCAATGAAATGAAACCAAAAAAAGATATGGTACGTGTTGTCAGAGACAAAGAAGGAACAGTGTCTCTTGACCCTACTGGCAAGCAGAATGGAAGAGGTGCCTATATCTCACTTGATCCTGAATTAGTGAAAAAGGCTCAAAGCAAACAAATGCTGAACCAGGCACTGAATGCTAAGGTTGAAGACACTTTTTACGAAGAACTGCTTGAGTATGTAGAGTATCAGAAGGCTAGAATGGAACTGAAAAATGGATAA
- the nusA gene encoding transcription termination factor NusA translates to MSKELAAALETLEKEKGISKEIVVDALEAALVSAYKRNYGTSQNVEVVFDDDNGEIKVYQVREVSEEVYDSQLEISLTDALEINKAYEVGDEIRFEVTPKNFGRIAAQTAKQVIMQRMREAERSIVYNEYIEYADDLMTGTVERQDNRFIYINLGKVEAVLSKRDQIENERYNTHDRIKVYVSNVENSTKGPQVFVSRTHPNLIKRLFEQEVPEIFDGTVEIISIAREAGDRSKIAVMSRDENVDPVGTCVGPKGARVQAIVNELNGENMDIVEWDEDPAVFIKNALNPAQVVEVMFDKENKSCVIVVPDYQLSLAIGKRGQNVRLAAKLTGFKIDIKSESDMEEVSEELTNDSFFEALNEGEEVAEQEVDALENAEDSFFEATEGVEVEDIDDIQASASETVNSDVYANEAPDMDQPGEPVEDTDFEEGELNPEDMEDMIEYAEQRDGMDEELDSTASMEEIQEITQDTDEDEESF, encoded by the coding sequence ATGAGTAAAGAATTAGCGGCAGCCCTAGAAACGCTTGAAAAAGAAAAAGGCATTTCCAAGGAAATCGTAGTAGATGCATTAGAAGCCGCATTGGTTTCTGCTTACAAGAGAAACTACGGGACTTCTCAAAACGTAGAAGTTGTTTTTGATGATGACAATGGTGAAATCAAAGTATATCAAGTTAGAGAAGTATCTGAAGAAGTTTACGATTCTCAGTTAGAAATCAGTTTGACAGATGCTTTGGAAATAAACAAAGCTTACGAAGTCGGAGACGAGATTCGCTTTGAAGTCACACCAAAGAATTTCGGTAGAATTGCAGCTCAAACAGCAAAACAAGTCATCATGCAGAGAATGCGCGAAGCAGAACGTTCTATCGTTTATAACGAGTACATTGAATATGCTGATGATCTTATGACAGGAACAGTTGAAAGACAAGATAATCGCTTTATTTATATCAACCTAGGTAAAGTTGAAGCTGTTTTATCTAAGCGTGATCAAATCGAGAATGAGCGTTACAACACACACGACAGAATCAAAGTTTATGTGAGTAATGTAGAAAATTCTACTAAAGGACCTCAAGTCTTTGTAAGTAGAACACACCCAAATCTGATCAAACGTCTATTTGAACAAGAAGTTCCTGAAATATTTGATGGAACAGTAGAAATTATTTCAATTGCACGTGAAGCAGGAGACCGTTCTAAAATTGCTGTGATGTCACGTGACGAAAACGTTGATCCAGTTGGAACTTGTGTTGGACCTAAAGGTGCTCGTGTACAAGCAATCGTAAACGAGTTAAATGGTGAAAACATGGATATCGTCGAGTGGGACGAAGATCCAGCTGTCTTTATTAAAAATGCATTGAACCCAGCGCAAGTTGTTGAAGTCATGTTTGATAAAGAAAACAAAAGCTGCGTGATCGTTGTTCCAGATTACCAACTGTCTCTAGCCATTGGTAAAAGAGGACAAAATGTTCGTTTAGCTGCTAAACTGACTGGTTTCAAGATTGATATCAAATCAGAAAGTGATATGGAAGAAGTATCAGAAGAACTGACAAATGATTCATTCTTTGAAGCGCTAAACGAAGGTGAAGAAGTTGCAGAGCAAGAAGTGGATGCATTGGAAAATGCTGAAGATTCGTTTTTTGAAGCGACTGAAGGTGTTGAAGTTGAAGATATCGACGATATTCAAGCATCCGCATCTGAAACGGTTAATTCTGATGTTTATGCTAACGAAGCACCAGATATGGATCAGCCGGGGGAACCTGTCGAAGATACTGATTTTGAAGAAGGCGAATTAAATCCAGAAGACATGGAAGATATGATTGAATACGCTGAACAACGTGACGGCATGGATGAAGAGTTAGACTCTACTGCGTCAATGGAAGAAATTCAGGAAATAACTCAAGATACTGATGAAGATGAAGAATCGTTTTAA
- the rimP gene encoding ribosome maturation factor RimP, which translates to MSTVDKVTAIADPVAAELGYELVDVEYVKEGKNWFLRLYIDKDSGIDLDDCTRFSEKIGETLDSQKTDPIPHPYYLEVSSPGAERPLKKDQDLRDAVEKYVHVSLYQQIDGENIFEGTLKEVTDDSIKLVIRIKTREKELTIERANIAKARLAIKF; encoded by the coding sequence TTGAGTACAGTAGATAAAGTAACAGCTATTGCCGATCCAGTTGCTGCAGAATTGGGTTATGAATTAGTAGATGTGGAGTATGTCAAAGAAGGTAAGAACTGGTTTTTACGGTTATATATCGACAAAGATAGTGGCATAGATCTCGACGATTGTACTCGTTTCAGTGAGAAGATCGGCGAAACTCTGGATTCACAGAAAACGGATCCTATTCCGCATCCATATTATCTAGAAGTGTCTTCACCTGGTGCTGAGCGCCCTTTGAAAAAAGACCAAGATCTAAGAGATGCTGTTGAAAAATATGTTCATGTATCATTGTATCAGCAGATCGATGGAGAAAACATCTTTGAAGGGACTTTGAAAGAAGTTACAGACGATAGTATTAAACTTGTAATCAGAATCAAGACAAGAGAAAAAGAACTCACTATCGAAAGAGCCAATATTGCGAAAGCAAGATTAGCAATCAAATTTTAA